The genomic region TTTTGAGCGAATTGATGGATTCCATGCGGGTATATCTTCAATCACATAAAGTTTGTTCAGTGCATTAATATACTCATAGTATGCAGATTCAGACAGACTGGTGTTTGAATTAACATCGTCGATGATGGTCTTATTCGATGAGATTGTGCCTATGTTTCTTGCATATGACTTAAGTAAATATTGAACTTTCAATGGTTCCCTTTTCTTACCATCAACTGCTGAAATATCTGTTTGAATAATATTATCTAGATAAGACTTAGCTACCAGTAATTTGGCAGTTTCTGTTTTCTTAGTTAAACTAGAAGGCCAACCACCTCTGCAAGTTGCAAAAATCAAGTTTTCAATGGTTAAATTAGATTTTAATCCATCAATATTGTAATTTTTATCGTTAAATAATTGTTTTAATGATATAGATCCATTGGACTCTTTTGACTCGAATAAGCTCATTGGGTACATCATCAAACGAGCGATTCTACCTGTTCCTGTATGCATGATTTTTGACTCATCCACAACTGTTGATCCTGTTAAAATGTATAACCCTTCAATTCTCAAATTATCAACAGATGTTCTAATCGCATCCCATAGCACAGGTGCCATCTGCCACTCATCAATTAATCGTGGTTTGTCACCTTCAAGTAACAAGGATGGTTTTGTCTGTGCAGTTAATAAATAACCCTGGGATTTGTCTGGGTCTTGCAATTTCAAAATACTTTTTGCTTTCATGGATGCGCTTGTTGTTTTACCACACCATTTTGGTCCTGTGATAAGTATGGCACCAAAAGCTTCTAGATAGGACTCAAGTTCACTATCAATATTTCGAATAAGGTATGTTGTATTCATGATATCACTCACTTTCCTACTTTATTTTAGCACGCAGACCGTAAATACGCAAGTGTAAATGGAGACTTTTGCATTATTTTAAAAGAGACTTTTGTTATATTTTAACGGAGTCTTTTGAATGAATATCTAGTGAAGAATATTTTAACAGCAAGTTTACTGTAAATAAAATTAACACCGAGCGGCATGTCACCTTTCTAATATTGATGCTTTTATATCAAAAAAGTTGACACATTGATTGATAATTTCTTATTCTTACTTTGTGGTAATCTATATAAGGCTCAAATCATATTACTTTCAAGCTTAATTTTTATCACTAATGACGATGTATTTTAAAAGATAGAGACGCTTTTCAAAATACACCATAACCCATTTTCTTCTTTGACATGTTCATGATTTTATTCCTTAATGAGGTTAAGCAATTGCACATTTTTATAGATAACTTCTTTTCCTAATTGCTCAGAAACAATGAAACCTTCTTTTTCAAGCAACTTTAAATATTTTGTTGCAGTTGCTCTAGAGATATTCAAGTTTTCTCTGAAGAACTCATTTTTGGTATACATGTAAGAAAACAAATGCTCGACTATCTCATAACGATAAATATCTGGCAATCGTTTTTTCATCATTTCTTTTGTTAACTCTATGGATTGGTTGATTCTTAATATAAGATTGATCGTATTGATGGAAGTTTCAGAAATACCTTTTAAAATGTATAGAACAAAATCCTTAATGTTATCTATATTTTCATTGCATTTTTTCAAAAGAGCATAATATTGGGCTTTATTTTCCATGATGTACTTACTTAAATAGAGTATAGGTTCAGATAGTTTTTCCTTTAACACTAAATACAAGATATTCAAAATTCTACCTGTCCTACCATTACCATCATAAAACGGATGAATACTCTCAAATTGAAAGTGGATGAGAGCCATTTGAATCAGTGGGTCATAATCATTATTCTGATTGATGAATAATTCAAGATTATGCATGAGTTCACGAATCTCAATTTCATTTTGTGGAGGTGTGTGTACGACTTCATTGGTTTTATCGTTAATGATTACTGTTCCAGGCAGTTTTCTTATGCCACCTTTATTCGGCTCAATGACATTTTGAATTTCTACAAGTATATTTGTGCTGATAAACCCTTTTTGTCTCATAACCAATAAACCATGAGCGATAGCATGCTTATAATTGATTACTTCTTTTGGTTTTCCTCCAATAGGTATCTTTGAAACAATCTCTTTAAATATTTCATCATAGGTTGTAATGATATTTTCTATAGCTGATGAGTCTTTCGATTCACTTAAATTGATTAAACTCAAAACAATTCCAGGATTTGGAAGTAGTTTAAGTATGCCTTTTAATTCGCCTATGTGATGATTTGCAGTATTGAGTTCTTTCAATATGTCTACTTCATTCAAATTTATGTTAAAGGGGAGTTTATTCACAATATCACCTCGTGACTAGTAAATCTTAATTTTTATCCTCGTAGTCATCATATCATACAAAACTAGTCGCGTCAAGGTTACGAGGATAGATTTCGTCATGTTTTAGTCACGTTATGAATTGTTATAATGTATATAAAACTTATATTCCATTAACCGGCATTCAGAGATGGTTAAACATTGAATAAAAAGTATTTTATCCTACTTAAGGTGGTGATACTTTTAAGTCAACTATGTAGACACAATCGTTGGAAGTTGTTATTTCCAATGCTAAATTTGACTAAGCATTTATACGGTAGATTCTGTTGATATCCTTGGGCGACATATAAATTCAACTTATCTCTTTTTACCCTAGAAATTCATGGCTTGCAACTCTTATAGTTTATATTAATATGAGTGTGCTTGCATGTTATTAAAAACAAAAGGCCATCGAATATCAATGACCTAAATTTAATTAATGTAAATAATGATGCCGAAAAGGGGATCGAATTTTATACATATATTCATCACTATTTACGGCTTAACAAAGCCACCAAAAATAACTTCTGTAATTACAAAAATCACTAGATATTATCAGGTGATTTAAATTAATTGAATAATTTTTAGTTATTGCGTCCACTTTATGGTAACTAAACCAAATATTTAATTTTAACCTACTATTTCAATTATTGCATAAAATGAAACAAAGCCAAAATAGCATATAGACAAGACATTAAAAAGCAAGGCAAGCAAGGCTATTAACTTATTTTTTTGTTTAAACTGTAAATAGTTTATTTGTAAGTTTCGAAAAATCAAGAATAAGCCTATGACGATGCTTATAAGTCTTGTGGTATTTGTTAGTATTTGCATCATTACTAAATCTGTTTTAAAACTAGAGCCTATAACTAGTAAAGTGAAGATTAAGATAAATATCGAGAAAATAATGCTATCGACACCAGGTTTTTGCGTTAATGGTTCATTTTTAATATCTTGTGATTCAATGACTGTTTTTTTATAATCCCCCAAAGTGAAATAACTGAATATAAGTCGATTGCTGATTAACCAAGAAATACGTTTACTTTGATTTTTTTTGATCTTTTTTATCTCTTCAGCACGTTCCTCACTATTTAGTTCTTGTAACAATTTCCTGTGCTTATATGCCAAAATCGTATTGAATAAAAGTGATAATAGCGAAAAGAGAACATAAATCAAAATTATTGAAGCAACAGCATTGAAAATAATCTCATGAATCATCTTGACACCCCCAAATATATAAACTAATTTAGTTCAGTATAACATATTTATTAACTCGTATTTCATAGTGTAAAAATTTTTGGTGAAAGTGAAAAACGAATTAATACTCATAAAATTGATAGAAAAGCATAAAATTGTTTGTGCTGATTTCGATGAAGTGTTTACAAGAAATTTCAAGTGTCCCGTCAAAACACAAATCACCTCTTTTGACCTTAGATGTTCATGATTTATATTTTTACCTATTGTATCAAATAATCATCACTCTTCTTGACCATAAATATAAAAGACCATTGAACATCAATGATCTATCTCAAAAATGAATTATCTTAATTATGGTGCCGAAAATAGGAATCGAACCTACGACCTGCTGATTACGAGACAGCTGCTCTACCGACTGAGCTATTTCGGCACGCGCCATTATGATAACACAAAAAAAAGAATCAAGCAATTTGATTTGTGCTAAAATAAGGGTAATTGCGTGCGAGGTAACCCTATGATTACGATTAAACCAGTACAGAACAAAAGAGACTTAA from Paracholeplasma manati harbors:
- a CDS encoding ATP-binding protein, with product MNTTYLIRNIDSELESYLEAFGAILITGPKWCGKTTSASMKAKSILKLQDPDKSQGYLLTAQTKPSLLLEGDKPRLIDEWQMAPVLWDAIRTSVDNLRIEGLYILTGSTVVDESKIMHTGTGRIARLMMYPMSLFESKESNGSISLKQLFNDKNYNIDGLKSNLTIENLIFATCRGGWPSSLTKKTETAKLLVAKSYLDNIIQTDISAVDGKKREPLKVQYLLKSYARNIGTISSNKTIIDDVNSNTSLSESAYYEYINALNKLYVIEDIPAWNPSIRSKTSIRSSNKRMFIDPSIAAAALGVSPQMLLQDFETFGFMFENLCIRDLKVYASSLGGNISYYRDRMNLEVDAVLHLNDGRFALIEFKLGTKQIEEAAKHLLEVVDLIRKANETRSAHKLKEPDLLVIITGGEIAYTREDGIKIVPIGCLKH
- a CDS encoding Fic family protein; protein product: MNKLPFNINLNEVDILKELNTANHHIGELKGILKLLPNPGIVLSLINLSESKDSSAIENIITTYDEIFKEIVSKIPIGGKPKEVINYKHAIAHGLLVMRQKGFISTNILVEIQNVIEPNKGGIRKLPGTVIINDKTNEVVHTPPQNEIEIRELMHNLELFINQNNDYDPLIQMALIHFQFESIHPFYDGNGRTGRILNILYLVLKEKLSEPILYLSKYIMENKAQYYALLKKCNENIDNIKDFVLYILKGISETSINTINLILRINQSIELTKEMMKKRLPDIYRYEIVEHLFSYMYTKNEFFRENLNISRATATKYLKLLEKEGFIVSEQLGKEVIYKNVQLLNLIKE